The proteins below come from a single Tepidisphaeraceae bacterium genomic window:
- the pgeF gene encoding peptidoglycan editing factor PgeF, which yields MLQRITAANGVVYYQSPLLAQAGIPHGFSTRIGGISRRPFDSLNLGNPNGCAVQDDEAQISVNYERLHSAVGLAERRRCWVHQVHGAALQIVEDGETFQNSQKADALLTSDPRAALSIRIADCVPVLLATADGQHVAGVHAGWRGVIGGAVPVAVAALRERTADQAIIVAIGPSISGAAFEVGPEVADEFTRAFGSRAPVSVPNAGGKPYVDLRAAIVLQLLDLGVDEAAIDVTDRCTVRDADEFFSHRRDNGVTGRMAALIGTRV from the coding sequence ATGCTTCAGCGCATCACTGCAGCCAACGGCGTCGTGTACTACCAATCTCCCCTGCTGGCACAGGCGGGCATTCCGCACGGGTTCAGCACGCGGATCGGTGGCATCAGCCGGCGGCCGTTCGACTCGCTTAACCTCGGCAACCCCAACGGGTGCGCGGTGCAGGACGACGAGGCGCAGATTTCGGTGAACTACGAGCGGCTTCACTCGGCGGTGGGACTGGCGGAACGCCGGCGCTGCTGGGTACATCAGGTGCACGGGGCGGCGTTGCAGATCGTGGAGGACGGCGAGACATTTCAGAACTCCCAGAAGGCCGACGCATTGCTGACGAGCGACCCGCGGGCCGCGCTTTCCATCCGCATCGCCGACTGCGTGCCGGTCCTGCTGGCCACCGCCGACGGCCAACACGTTGCGGGCGTTCACGCCGGTTGGCGCGGCGTGATCGGTGGCGCCGTGCCGGTGGCCGTCGCGGCACTTCGCGAGCGGACGGCGGACCAGGCGATCATCGTCGCGATTGGGCCCAGCATCTCCGGTGCGGCGTTCGAGGTCGGGCCGGAGGTCGCCGACGAGTTTACACGAGCGTTCGGGTCACGGGCACCGGTCAGCGTGCCAAATGCCGGTGGCAAGCCGTACGTCGACCTGAGGGCGGCGATCGTACTGCAACTGCTCGATCTGGGCGTCGATGAAGCCGCTATCGATGTCACCGACCGATGCACGGTTCGCGACGCCGACGAGTTCTTCTCCCATCGCCGGGATAACGGCGTCACCGGACGCATGGCGGCGCTGATCGGGACGCGAGTGTAG